Part of the Mytilus galloprovincialis chromosome 14, xbMytGall1.hap1.1, whole genome shotgun sequence genome is shown below.
TGTTAATGCTTATTAATACATTAAGCCAGTAGCCATTCCGGCTTGTATTTTATATCGGTTATTCCTTAATCACGTGACGTACCAACTTGAACTGGTATCATGCTAATTCCTACCCTTCGGTGTTGCTAAAAACTTTAAAACCAGCTAATTCTAGATTATAGAGTAGTCGAGCTTGATCTTACGGATTGTACCAACGGACTAACGGAGAGGAACTTATGTGATACGGCAGGTTTGGACTTTAAACTTAATTTTTAGTCTGAAttgtaataaattaaaattatttttttattttctaaacttTATCTTTGCAAAAAGGgatataatttttctaacatTAGGATTGTTTACCTTttccataaataaataaattgcaaatTGGGAATTGCACGATTTTGTTATCAATCGTAGAATTGAAactttattatcatgattattgcgctccaatatttttttttcctttcaaaaatacatagttaataaaagcagttttattaagttttttttctgatataaattttAGAGAAATGTTCATTTATTAAGATCAATTTGATTCCAAATTCAAATTGATTACTTAAAAACATTTACGTTTActtattaattgttttgaaaaatgtcTGTTAGACATAATTATACACTTTCATCAATTTTGCTTTTCTAAATTTAATGTTTCAAATACTAGATAAATTAATGTGAAAGTAACATTTTGTAATAATGTTACCGATCACAAGCCACGTAAAATGTACTAATATTTTTTAACTTATTGTTCAACAAAAAACAAGGGTACATGTACACTAAAGTTGACAAAATACTGTACaccaacttattttcgtggatactttattttgcgttttacCATTTCTAGACAATTTGGCGGCTTTCGCGATTTACCTGATGTAGTTCAATAAAAgataaaagtttaacatattcgcgacgatttttATTCGCGTTATTTTTTTACTCATGAAAGTCgcaaaaataaatcgctcgcgaaaataagttagTTTACAGTAGACAGGATTGTAATGTAGATGGATACGTCATTAACTAGAATTTTAATGATGGGTGCCACATATGTAGCAGGaactgcttatccttccggagcacctgatatcaccctcagtttttggtggggtttgtgttgattagtctttagctttctatgttgtgtcttttgtacaattttttgttgtttgtttttttcttatatagccatgacgttgtcagtttaatttcgaacTGTTAGATTGattgtccctttgatatctttcgtccctcttttatgggaCTTCAATGTCGTATTTATCTGGTTTGTTTTCTCAAATACCTCTCTATTACATGAAATATCTATTCAATTACACTGAATAGATTTTCATTGACAAAATGTATATGATACAATTACAAGATGAAAATTACTACAGAGCCTCTTTGGAGCCCTTAGTTTTTAAACGCATCCCTATTCAGTCGTAAAGTTCCTTTATCGAATAAATATGTGTGGAACATTAATCTTGAAGtaaatgaattaattttgtattctatTAAAAATTTAGGCAAAGATGTTATCCCTACCATTGGTCGTGATTTCGCTTATCGCCTGCTCGACTGCACAAAATGGTCTAGACAATGGTGTATCCAGGACAAGAGTTGTTCCATTACCTTACTATGTACCATATCAACTTCCGGTGGCTCAAGCAGGTCCAATCAGACGAAATCCAGTTATTATTTCTGATGGAGGAGGTTTACGGGGAGGTTCGGGAGGAGGTTCGTTTGGAGGAGGAGGTTTTCGTGGAGGTTTCGGAGGTATGTTTCTAAAATATTCGTGTGataattttaaagtaatattaatcaGAAATGTGTCTGCAGTATTGAATGTTACATGTACGCCACATATGATTGGATAAAATCATCCGTCAAATGACAATATGCAGTGTTACAGCACATTTGATTGGTCATACGTCAATTGACAATTTACATTATTTTACTTCACGTTGAAATGCCATATTGTGATTGGCTAATACGATGGTGTTAATTTATTTATCACATGGCTGAGTGggtgacattttcttttttaatttttaaattaccCTCTCGTGTACACCAATAAAAAATCGATAATTTGAAGGGCAATgcattgaatttacatcaagtaattaaaTACAATGCTAAAGTTCTACTTTTTGactcagattttattatttcactttcaaaataaaaaaaataaaacatcttgcttaactttttttctttcttatgtaTACCCGTAATGTTGTTATGCACATGACgtaatagaaaatacttttaaaataaaattaatctgtaaaagataatagtgataggacattcagtaaaataaattaaataacacatagctgagagggtgataaagcagattggtaccccgagaaaaacattgtcaaccttggcttcgccgcggttgacaatgttttctcggggtaacaatctgctctatcaccttctcagctatgtgttatttatataatgttacaCCACATCTGATTAGATTGGATAATATCATCCGTCAATTGACAATATGCAGTATTACAACATATCGGATTGAACAATATCATCACTCAATTGACAATATACAGTGTTACACCACATCTGATTGGATAAAGGCATCCGTCAATTGCCAATATGCAATGTTACATCACATGTGATTGGATAAAGTCATCTGTCAATTGACAATATACAGTGTTACACCACGTATGATTGGATTAAGTCATCTGTCGATTGAAAATATGCAATGTTACACTACATCTGATTGGATGAAGTCATCTGTCAATTGACAATATGCAATGTTACACTACATCTGATTGGATAAAGTCATCCGTCAATTGACAATATGCAATGTTACACTACATCTGATTGGATGAAGTCATCTGTCAATTGACAATATGCAATGTTACACCATATCGGATTGGATGAAGTCATCTGTCAATTCTCGGTTTTCAttatttcacaaaatattatacaaatattatgTAAACATATCACTTCTGCAATTCTTCACTATTTAAGATATCGTTAGCTCGATTGGTCAAAATAATAATGTTTATGTGACTAAGAGAGTTTCACTACTTTTTTTATGTCGGTTTAAGGGGAAACACTAATAGTTAGGCAATGATATTTATTAATCCGACCGTTGTATGGGTATCGTCACAACTTCTCCCCGTGGGAATAGTTTAGCATCTACGTTTAAGCCAAAGTATACTGGTCTTGTAATTAATATTTTCTGTACATcatttgtgaaattttaatatgttttagtACTCATTTTTGTTATTcctattattatttatattaattttgctaTTATTTTATCTTATGTGCTGCTTTAGCCGCGGTGCACGAGGAATATGTGACGAGACTTGTCGGTTCGAAGTGagacttttttttagaaaattaatgtCTTGCAACATACGGGCATCAGAGCAAAACAGACAAAGGACAGGGTCAAGTTGGGTCATTTTTCTTCCTGCGGACTGTAACCTTGTGAACCAGGAAGTGAATATTCCAGTTCACCGTATCAGTCTAGTACAGAACAGGGTCTATACCTACTGCACTGTAAACTGCATGCATTGTTATGAAGACAAAGTCAACTTTCAATTTAAAACAGAATTGTTCAGATACTGAAACAAACATTTCGATTGCTCTAAAATTTCTAATTTTTCTTCATTACATAtccttttaggaatttttggtacTTTGATTTGGATTGCAATCTTGTCTGCAATATTAAGATCATTACAACAACAGAGAACCCAAGCAGCTGCAACAGCAGCAACAACAACAATGGATATGAACGGAGTGGCGTCAGCGGCTGTTTTAGGCATGACCATGATGGGAATGATGATGATGGCGTAAGTAAAATAAATGCAACCGTCAATCCTCGGGTGAATGCTACTTCATCTATCCGTTAgatgaaggtacggaatcggccgagttgtgacgaaagaaaaaaaagtatatctCCGTTCAAAAAAGATGGCAACAGGAAGCTTAAGTAGAAGTCGAATAAATCAGACAACATAGATtaatattgtgtcatgtgtatattgtttgtctgtttgtattttttcatttttagccatggcgttgtcagtgtcAGTTTGctttcgatttatgagattgaatgtctctctggtatatttcgtccttCTTTTTCGTTCAGATTATGATCACTTGTATCATAATTTCTTtcgattgagttaagccatttcagtagatattttatagtgtgtctttctatggtgtgacgttacactattgtttcacaTAAGGGTGCAGGTTTGGTACAATTAAAACGtgtaaacccgctgcaattgtttgtacctttcctaagtcagaaatctgatgttcagtagttgtcgatTGTTGATAAGGTACATAAGtctttctcgtttctctttttttaaatagattaaactgttggttttccagtttgaatggttttataatAGTAAtgtttggggctctttataggtTGCtggtcggtgtgagccaaggctccgtgttgaagaccgtactttggcctgtaatggtttacttttataaattgtgacttggatggagagttgtctcatggcactcataccacatcttctggtATCTAGCAGCACAAAGATCACAAAGGAGAAAATGACGCGAGGACCACATgcaatgttttataaaataattcacaGATACCTCAAGATTAAGTCATTAAGAGAAAAGTTTGGAGATTCTTGTTTCCGTTTCTATTGAGTTTCATAAGCCTGTATACATGATCGTCTGATGGAGGGGAGGACGTTTTGTTTAAGATACCGACCTCAATCGTTCGGTTCTCTTTATTGTCATCCGGGTACTTTCCTTTCGATTCTGTCAGTGTTTGATGGTGTTTGTGTAAAGAAATGACATCAATATTTGTGCAGGCATTGAAAGAAAATCTAATTTTGATCTTTCATGGGATAAATGATTCTAGGGGTATGATAAATTATTGCTTAGCAATGCCATGTTTGCTTTTTTCGGAATTTTAGatgaatatgttttattattatgaggatttattttttattgttaccTAATTTTGAGTGCTGTATATAGTATGTATCGCATGATTGAGAGGTAGGATGACCTtttatgaggcccctcatgggggggtcctagtaatcacataatcaccatttttttgccaatataatcacataatcattaaatatttgcttatctttagtaatcaaataatcataaactaaaaatacagtcctaggtaatcaaataatcatgacatatttggcttaataatcaaataatcattaaaaaaacggccaagtaatcacataatcaaaaaccccatgagggccctctttTATAGTGTTTACAAGATTGAGCCATTTAGATACAGGAATTGAGAGAAATCAGGATTTAATTATATCGTGATTCGGAAACGGACACATTAATTCACTTATATTCGATGTGACCCCTTATAACCCTTCTCAAGATTTGTAATCGACTCTCTACTCTgactaatataatataaaaaaaaaccattaaaattGAGAACAGAAAtagggaatgagtcaaagagacaacaacccggccaaaaagcagaaaacaataACCCAGGTTCATTAAAAAGGGTCATGTTCTGTAAGGCCCTTTACGATCTCTATTTGTTTAAgctaaaatcaaaaataattaaatggCCATAATTACAATTTATCGTAGTTTTAAAAAACGATGAAGATATAGGAGACACACCTTTTTGAAGATACAGAATCATAAATTAACGTTATTTTTATGAGTTGAAAAAATTCCCCTCCTCCTTTTACATACAGTGTATCGCAAACAATTGTGTTAAACACTTATCCCTACATGCGATTTAAGACCGGTGCGCGCTGTAATTTATCTACTTGGATCTACCAGATATACGGCACCACAAGGGTATCGGATACCCGTATGTTGCAAGGGAGAGAATTAGCTGAAATGAAGGATGTTCACCTCTGAGCAGCAAAAAGTTTCTAGAACTTAACTTTTTCTCTTAATCTGATTTTTTAGTTATAATGACTGTAAAATtttaattggtgaagaaaaactCATATgcctgtttgtttttttgttacaaCCAATTGAAAGATTCCATTTTTGAATGATATTCCCAATTTCATAAATTATTACCCATTTTGGGGCAATTATCATGGAACAAAATCTCAGTTTcacaatcatatttttttttttgtaatatattttttacagataCCAATTGTGCATTTCTTGACAAGTAATACTTATTgcaataattttacaaattgcaATTATGCAT
Proteins encoded:
- the LOC143058077 gene encoding uncharacterized protein LOC143058077 produces the protein MLSLPLVVISLIACSTAQNGLDNGVSRTRVVPLPYYVPYQLPVAQAGPIRRNPVIISDGGGLRGGSGGGSFGGGGFRGGFGGIFGTLIWIAILSAILRSLQQQRTQAAATAATTTMDMNGVASAAVLGMTMMGMMMMAGTPNTGGGTMMVVMPGGGGGGGGGGGDGGGGDGGGGGGGNVFPGRGRGVGGDTQNPGNFPGGGDFPG